From the Oceanotoga teriensis genome, the window GTATTATCACAAAATTTGTCAAAAGAAAGAGATATAGAAGTAGTTGGAACAGCCCCAGAACCTTATTCTGGAAGAGATAAAATATTAAAACTAAAACCAGATGTTCTGATATTGGATATTGAGATGCCAAAAATGGATGGACTAACTTTCCTTGAAAAATTGATGAGTAGTTATCCTATGCCTGTTATAATATATTCTTCCGTGGCAGAAAAAAGAAGCGAAAATGCAATGAGAGCTTTAGAACTTGGTGCCGTAGATGTTATTTCAAAACCAGGGGGTTCTTATTCAACTGATATAATGCTTAATCAATTAATAGACAAAATAAAAGCTGCTCATAAATATAAATTTAGTATTAGTAAAAAAATAAATGATAAAAGTAAACAAAATTCCAAAGTTATCAGAGAAAGTATGATAAGAACTACAGATAAAATAATAGCAATAGGAGCTTCTACAGGAGGAACACAAGCTTTAAGATTTTTGATAGGACAATTACCTTCAAATATGCCACCAATAATAATTACACAGCATATGCCTCAAACATTTACAAAATCTTTTGCAAATAGTTTAAATGAAAGATCAAAATTGGAAGTAGTTGAAGCCCAAGATGGAG encodes:
- a CDS encoding protein-glutamate methylesterase/protein-glutamine glutaminase gives rise to the protein MIKVLIIDDSAMVRKVLSQNLSKERDIEVVGTAPEPYSGRDKILKLKPDVLILDIEMPKMDGLTFLEKLMSSYPMPVIIYSSVAEKRSENAMRALELGAVDVISKPGGSYSTDIMLNQLIDKIKAAHKYKFSISKKINDKSKQNSKVIRESMIRTTDKIIAIGASTGGTQALRFLIGQLPSNMPPIIITQHMPQTFTKSFANSLNERSKLEVVEAQDGELLRTGKVLIAPGNYHMILKRDGARYYVQIKDGPPVYHQRPSVEVMFYSVAKYAGKNAIGIILTGMGKDGAEGLLEMRNSGAYTIAQSEKSCVVFGMPREAIRIEAADKILDLEEMPDYLVRVLKKDRLK